A region of Subtercola boreus DNA encodes the following proteins:
- the dprA gene encoding DNA-processing protein DprA — protein MNIFSLDETLVIEAVAAVSPGWAPGEPEQAEGAGEAGAVGEAGAAEAAAERFARACWSGIAEPGDAVAGHLVSTLGAADALRCLVDRLPAASIIGLLQDAGGDAPNDAAVEAGLERWRPRLAASSALTALRQAHRCGARLVVPGDREWPAGFAGLGPHQPLALWVRGRPNAVLGLRSAIAIVGARAASGYGEHVAMELSAGLADRGFGVASGAAYGIDGMAHRSALASSGQTFAFLAGGVDRFYPTGHDALLARIAEVGVVLSELPCGSAPTKWRFLQRNRLIAAASLATVVVEAGVRSGSLNTAAHAAALGRPLGAVPGPVTSPSSAGCHRLLREFDAVCVTTAEEVVQLVAEPAPGQFQPELRGLPALEAPQRAGPRGDVAGPVGGRRRPAEHVRVLDAVSRRALRSAEEVAQRAGLSVGSAQAALGALGLEGVVEEKDGGWRAVPAG, from the coding sequence GTGAACATCTTCTCGCTGGACGAGACACTCGTCATCGAAGCCGTCGCCGCCGTCAGCCCGGGGTGGGCTCCCGGAGAACCCGAACAAGCCGAAGGAGCAGGGGAGGCAGGTGCGGTCGGGGAGGCCGGTGCCGCCGAGGCTGCCGCAGAACGCTTCGCCCGCGCTTGCTGGAGTGGTATCGCCGAGCCCGGTGATGCGGTGGCGGGTCATCTCGTTTCCACGCTGGGGGCCGCTGATGCGCTGCGCTGCCTGGTCGACCGACTCCCAGCCGCCTCGATCATCGGACTGCTCCAGGATGCGGGCGGCGATGCGCCGAACGACGCGGCGGTCGAGGCGGGCCTGGAGCGGTGGCGACCCCGATTGGCGGCTTCGTCGGCCCTGACCGCCCTGAGACAGGCCCACCGGTGCGGTGCCCGGCTGGTCGTCCCCGGCGATCGCGAATGGCCAGCAGGCTTCGCCGGTCTCGGCCCGCACCAGCCGCTGGCGCTGTGGGTGCGCGGCAGACCGAACGCCGTTCTGGGGCTCCGGAGCGCCATCGCCATCGTGGGTGCCCGGGCGGCGAGCGGCTACGGCGAGCACGTGGCGATGGAACTGTCGGCGGGTCTCGCCGATCGGGGGTTCGGTGTCGCCTCCGGGGCTGCATACGGCATCGACGGGATGGCGCACCGGTCGGCGCTCGCGAGCTCCGGCCAGACGTTCGCCTTCCTCGCCGGGGGCGTGGACCGTTTCTACCCCACGGGCCACGATGCCCTCCTGGCCCGGATCGCTGAGGTCGGGGTCGTGCTCTCGGAGCTGCCCTGCGGCTCGGCTCCGACGAAATGGAGGTTCCTGCAGCGCAACCGGCTCATCGCAGCCGCGTCGCTTGCGACAGTGGTGGTCGAGGCCGGTGTGCGGAGCGGTTCACTGAACACGGCCGCCCATGCCGCTGCGCTCGGTCGGCCGCTCGGCGCTGTACCCGGCCCGGTGACGTCACCGTCGTCGGCGGGCTGCCACCGGCTCCTCCGTGAGTTCGACGCGGTCTGCGTCACCACCGCCGAGGAGGTCGTGCAACTGGTCGCAGAACCGGCCCCCGGGCAGTTCCAGCCGGAACTCCGCGGGCTGCCCGCTCTGGAAGCGCCGCAGCGAGCCGGGCCACGGGGCGATGTGGCGGGGCCGGTTGGCGGGCGGCGGAGGCCGGCCGAACACGTGCGGGTGCTCGACGCGGTCAGCCGGCGCGCCCTCCGCTCGGCGGAGGAGGTCGCCCAGCGGGCCGGGCTCAGCGTCGGATCGGCCCAGGCGGCGCTCGGAGCGCTCGGGCTCGAGGGGGTCGTCGAGGAGAAGGACGGCGGGTGGCGCGCCGTGCCGGCCGGGTGA
- a CDS encoding YifB family Mg chelatase-like AAA ATPase, with amino-acid sequence MMVARTHSVALLGMTGSMVEVEADIGNGLPTLMIIGLPDTALSDARDRVRAAATNSGCPLPTSKITVNLSPAALPKHGSTFDLGIAMAILAAAGTVSAGSVERVVHLGELSLDGRLRPMNGVLPAIAAAARAGYRTFVVPAGNRHEASLVPGVTIVPVISLRDAAIHHGAALDPIPLDVIEGARVYDTEPPEHELSDVIGNADAVLALVAAAAGGHHIFMLGPPGAGKTMLAMRLPGLLPDLDAASALEVSSIRSLAGASVPRTLATRPPFESPHHSASAGALIGGGSKQIRPGAAARASHGVLFLDEAPEFATNVLDTLRQPLESGVISIHRANAVALFPGRFQLVMAANPCPCGQYGTAELNCLCTPNTRRRYLGRLSGPLLDRIDIQVQVRRVSAAELRLDGSGERLTTVEARNRVREARERMAARLSETPWKLNGEVLGTWLRSGPQKLPRDTTLVLDRALERGLITMRGYDRILRVAWTLADLDAVPRPGTDQIGRALYLRKSLTL; translated from the coding sequence CTGATGGTGGCGCGCACCCATTCCGTGGCTCTGCTCGGTATGACAGGGTCGATGGTGGAGGTCGAAGCAGACATCGGGAACGGCTTGCCGACCCTGATGATCATCGGGCTTCCCGACACGGCGCTGTCGGATGCCCGGGATCGCGTTCGGGCAGCGGCGACCAACTCCGGCTGCCCGCTGCCGACCAGCAAGATCACCGTGAACCTCTCGCCCGCGGCCCTCCCCAAACACGGCTCGACGTTCGATCTCGGCATCGCGATGGCCATTCTCGCCGCGGCTGGAACCGTCTCCGCGGGGTCGGTCGAACGGGTTGTCCACCTCGGTGAGCTGAGCCTCGACGGACGGCTCCGGCCGATGAACGGCGTGCTGCCGGCGATCGCCGCTGCGGCACGGGCCGGATACCGCACCTTCGTGGTTCCGGCCGGCAACCGGCACGAGGCGTCGCTGGTGCCCGGGGTGACGATCGTGCCCGTCATCTCCCTGCGGGACGCGGCGATCCACCACGGTGCGGCTCTCGACCCGATACCGCTCGACGTGATCGAGGGGGCCCGGGTCTACGACACGGAGCCGCCCGAGCACGAACTCTCCGACGTCATCGGAAATGCCGACGCGGTGCTGGCGCTCGTCGCAGCGGCAGCGGGCGGACACCACATCTTCATGCTGGGTCCTCCCGGAGCGGGCAAGACGATGCTGGCGATGAGGCTTCCGGGCCTGCTGCCCGACCTCGACGCCGCATCGGCGCTCGAGGTGAGCTCGATCCGCTCGCTCGCCGGAGCGTCGGTGCCGCGCACGCTCGCCACTCGTCCACCCTTCGAGAGCCCGCACCACTCCGCCTCGGCGGGTGCGCTCATCGGCGGAGGCTCGAAGCAGATCCGGCCCGGCGCGGCGGCCCGAGCGTCGCACGGGGTGCTCTTCCTCGACGAGGCACCGGAGTTCGCGACAAACGTGCTCGACACGCTGCGCCAGCCGCTCGAGTCCGGGGTCATCAGCATCCACAGGGCCAACGCGGTCGCGCTCTTCCCCGGGCGGTTCCAGTTGGTGATGGCGGCGAACCCGTGCCCCTGCGGGCAGTACGGCACCGCCGAGCTGAACTGCCTCTGCACGCCGAACACGCGGCGTCGCTACCTCGGGCGGCTGTCGGGGCCGCTGCTGGACCGCATCGACATCCAGGTGCAGGTGCGGCGGGTGTCTGCCGCCGAACTCAGGCTCGATGGCTCGGGCGAACGACTCACGACAGTTGAGGCCCGGAACCGGGTCCGGGAGGCGCGGGAGCGGATGGCTGCGCGCCTCAGTGAGACGCCCTGGAAGCTGAACGGTGAGGTGCTCGGTACCTGGCTTCGGAGCGGGCCGCAGAAGCTGCCCCGCGACACCACTCTCGTGCTCGACCGTGCTCTCGAACGCGGACTCATCACAATGCGGGGGTACGACCGCATCCTCCGCGTGGCGTGGACGTTGGCCGACCTCGACGCTGTTCCCCGCCCCGGCACCGACCAGATCGGCCGGGCCCTCTACCTCAGAAAGTCCCTCACACTGTGA
- a CDS encoding YraN family protein: MKAKDEVGRRGEDLAADYLLEQGYSILERNWRCRQGEIDVVAEHEGVTVFVEVKTRSGLRYGHPFEAITIAKLARLRRLASAWCETAKPGRRQIRIDAIGVLVPPRQPVVIEHLVGIF; the protein is encoded by the coding sequence ATGAAGGCAAAAGACGAAGTGGGCAGGCGCGGCGAGGATCTCGCCGCTGACTACCTGCTTGAGCAGGGGTACAGCATCCTCGAGCGCAACTGGCGGTGTCGCCAGGGCGAGATCGACGTGGTGGCCGAGCACGAGGGCGTCACCGTCTTCGTCGAGGTGAAGACGCGGTCGGGGCTCCGTTACGGGCATCCGTTCGAGGCAATCACCATCGCCAAGCTGGCGCGGCTCCGGCGGTTGGCCAGCGCGTGGTGCGAGACGGCGAAGCCTGGGCGTCGACAGATCCGCATCGACGCGATCGGCGTGCTGGTTCCGCCCCGCCAACCGGTCGTCATCGAGCACCTCGTCGGGATCTTCTGA
- a CDS encoding DUF2469 domain-containing protein, with product MEEDEFEDYDREVELALYREYRDVVSQFKYVIETERRFYLANDVDLVRRDTEHDFYFELTMSDVWVWDVYRSDRFVKSVRVLTFKDVNIEELSSKDFELPKELALDE from the coding sequence ATGGAAGAAGACGAGTTCGAGGACTATGACCGCGAGGTGGAGCTGGCGCTCTACCGCGAGTACCGCGACGTCGTATCGCAGTTCAAGTATGTGATCGAGACGGAGCGCCGGTTCTACCTGGCGAACGACGTCGACCTCGTGCGCCGCGACACCGAGCACGACTTCTACTTCGAGCTGACGATGAGCGACGTGTGGGTGTGGGACGTGTACCGTTCCGACCGTTTCGTGAAGTCGGTTCGGGTGCTGACGTTCAAAGACGTGAACATCGAGGAGCTGTCGTCGAAGGACTTCGAGCTGCCCAAGGAGCTCGCGCTCGACGAGTAG
- a CDS encoding ribonuclease HII: MTPVSDPHLRHERALGRAGARLVIGVDEVGRGAIAGPVAVGMCVIDPTSRRKFPVGLRDSKLLSEAKREQLAPLASAWAWASAVGLASADEVDRLGIIACLGLAGARALTQLRTVGVDLSDAILLLDGNHDYLAAHTGDEVRVTTKIKADRDCASVSAASVVAKVHRDRLMIALDAEHPGYAWSSNKGYGSAAHFEGLQLLGPSDHHRRTWLKGDRMTGADDEADPVPDVSASNVLA, translated from the coding sequence GTGACACCGGTCAGCGACCCGCACCTCCGCCACGAGCGAGCCCTCGGGCGGGCTGGCGCGCGCCTGGTGATCGGGGTCGACGAGGTCGGGCGCGGTGCGATCGCGGGCCCGGTGGCCGTCGGCATGTGCGTCATCGACCCGACCAGCCGCCGGAAGTTCCCGGTGGGCCTCCGGGATTCGAAGCTGCTGTCCGAGGCGAAGCGCGAGCAGCTCGCCCCCCTCGCTTCAGCGTGGGCGTGGGCATCCGCCGTCGGACTGGCGAGTGCCGACGAGGTCGACCGGCTCGGAATCATCGCCTGCCTGGGCCTCGCCGGCGCGCGTGCGCTCACCCAGTTGCGGACTGTCGGGGTCGACCTGTCCGACGCGATTCTGCTGTTGGACGGCAACCACGACTACCTCGCGGCGCACACCGGCGACGAGGTGCGGGTCACGACGAAGATCAAGGCCGACCGCGACTGCGCCTCGGTCTCTGCGGCCTCGGTGGTGGCGAAGGTGCATCGCGACCGGCTGATGATCGCCCTCGATGCCGAGCACCCGGGCTACGCCTGGTCGAGCAACAAGGGCTACGGCAGCGCTGCGCACTTCGAGGGCCTGCAACTGCTCGGACCCTCCGACCATCACCGGCGAACCTGGTTGAAGGGCGATCGGATGACCGGGGCCGACGACGAGGCGGACCCCGTGCCCGACGTTTCGGCGTCGAACGTGCTGGCATAG